The Microplitis demolitor isolate Queensland-Clemson2020A chromosome 9, iyMicDemo2.1a, whole genome shotgun sequence genomic sequence ataccgATCAATAATACTGCCCATGACGCGGTATTCCAGtccattaatttatatagataaaCCCCGCCGCTAAAAATCATCGGCAGGCCCATTAACCAGCCGCAAAAGCACACTAGAAAAATTACACGGCCTTCTTTCTCACGCAGCGATGGCTTTGCGTCTATAATTGCTGTACTGACTGCCTGTACACCtggaaactaatttttttaaattaattttctgatttaaatttttggcgggaaaatatttgaattttttttaaaataattcagacTTTAGAATTTCGTTATAAAAGAACTGTACGAGGAaagtgtataaatttttttttctggagtTAGGAAATTTTCTggaaaagctgaaaaaaattaatttgaaactCTAGGGTTGATAGGAAGGGCGCGAggaattttcaaatactaaATTAGTGCAGATTTGAAATAACGATTTTTTGTCGCAAACTTAAACTTGATATATCtcgtaaaatattgaaaatatgaaaaatttataagaggCCGATTTTGTAGATCGggaaatttcctataaataagtattaggaaatttttttttatctgtaatAGTTAGTGAGATATTTGGCATCAAAGTCAAAGAAGTAGGAAAATCGGcaaatttataagaatgaaaaagaaaaatacttACTTGGCTACCAAGACCAAGTATGAAcaacataataaaaaacaaaaaggcCCATAAATTACTCCAGGGCATTTGTGTGACGGCTTCGGGGTACGCGATGAACGCGAGACTCAATCCGCCATCTTGAGCGATTTCTTCTATAGGCATTCCCATTTGTTTTGATAAATACCCGAGAATTGAGAATATTGCAAACCCAGCGAACACTGATGTGAATATATTTGCCGTTGCTATTAAAATTGAGtccctgaaaaaaattaagtcacgattttttaacaaaaatcgGTAAAAGTCAGTATcatgtaattttttgtatcatttTCTTCCAGAGCATAAGATTccctttaaaatgagtacccacatgactatatttaaaaaacttaaaaaaattgtttataaaaatttattaattgtttttaaaaatttcaatttttatgactaaatatttttgaaggtaACTTTGTCATGTTGGTACTCGTTTTAAAGCTCGCACTATTTTCTGCAACAAGTGATCAAAAGTTGTTTAAACAATTGATAATTACACTAAAAATGATCAATTGTTTCGACAATTATCAATTGTTTcgacaattatatttatgttctGGCTTTAAACGCAGATTACTCGGAAACTATTGAACTTACGATTTTTTCTGTAAGGATCAaatttgtagggaataaaatttcctacaaatttgaTCGAATGATAATTTGTTGTAAAATTGATAGTTTAAGAGTTACGGgcgtttttataaaaatttttaaaagtaaacggatgtatgtatttaaattgattgctAATTACCGATAACAATTATTAGTGAATGAATTAAAACTGGACATTGTTATTAATGATCCGCATCCAATACcaagtgaataaaaaacttGTGATGCAGCGTCGCCCCACACACTTGCATTCTtcaaagtttcaaattttggaattataaaatatgagatTCCGTCCATCGCGCCATCTAATGTCACAcctattaaaaattagatttatcatatattcataattgttttcttaatggttcttttttttttaattcgaaatttattttgcaattTTACCTCGAATTAAAACAGCGGTCAGCATGACATAAGGAAATAAGGCTGTAAAATATGCGACTTTACCCGCAGATTTTACACCACGTGACAAACATACAAAAACTATAATCCAAcctaatgataaatatatcaataattgcCAATTTATTGTTCCGAAATTGTCCCATGTTGCCCCGTTTACACCTAATGCATAAtcactgcaaaaaaaaacatttttttttcaatcttaatcgataaatcgattatttatatatcgatatatcgattattgatgtatcgattatttataatttgatttatcgatttttttgaaaatcgatatatcgattattgatgtatcgattatttatacatcgatatatagattttttggAAATCTAAATATTGACTCTTGATggatcgatatatcgattgtttataaattgatatattgattatttataaatcgatatatcgattactGATAGATCGATGtatcgattatttataaatcgatatatcaattttttaaaaatcgatgtCACGATTATTGATGtatcgattatttataatttgatttatcgatttttctgaaaatcgatatatcgattattgatgtatcgattatttataaatcaatatattaattttttaaaaatcgatgtCTCGATTATTGATGtatcgattatttataaatcaatatatcGATTATTCAAATATCGATGTCTCGATTATTGATGTATCGATTATGTATAAATCAATATATCGATTATTCAAAAATCGATGTCTCGATTATTGATGtatcgattatttataaatcgatatatagattttttggAAATCGAAATATTGATTCTTGATggatcgatatatcgattgttcataaattgatatattaattatttataaatcgatatatcgattactGATAGATCGATGTATCGATTATTGGTAGATTAATGTATTGATTACTTATAAATCGATACATCGATTATTCATAAATCAATACATCGATCACTCATGACTCGATACGTCGATTTATGAACCATCGATATATCGACTATTGAtagatcgatatatcgattgtttataaatcgattattaataaatcgatatattgatcattaatgaattaatattttaattattgacaaatcgatatatcgattattgaaaaatcgattattgataaataaatcgatACCTCTATCATTAATGATTCATTATATCGATCATTTAAATATCGAAATatcgaatatatataaatcgatacatcgaatatttataatacaataCATCGATTATTAGTAAATCGATAGTTgataaatcgatatatcgatatatcgattatcgatatatcgatatttaaaaagtatgttttattaatattttagaagTGACAATCTCgaataatcgatttttgatATATCGATAGCTCGAAAATTCGATAAATCGATAAAACtcgatattttgaatatttgcttgaaaaaataattttttttaatcttgacTCACTTGAAATATTGTTCACTGGACAAGATTCGTTTGTACAGAGATTTTAAAGGTACGATATTGTCACCGTCatgacaatttatatttttatcgctGCCTGAATATCCGAATTTCAAACAGACATCTTTTATCGACGaacaagttttattaaaaaatatcattgacGAATTTTGTTGCTGACATTGCATGTCTTGTAATTGGCTGTAGCATtctataaaaagaaaaaagtataaataaccGTAACAATGATtgtggtaataataataatgataaaattaattaccaggAGTATTAAAGTCATTATCGCAGTATGCCCATGCAAGTTTCGGGTGAAATGACGCAACAATATAAGATAATATCCAGCTCATTAAAACCATATAGTACACACTAACTAGTGCGATAACAATTAATGTGCATATTCCAACACCGCCAAAAGCTGGTGATAGacttttgtaaatttcaaatggCCCTAAACCGGTATATTGCCCGACAGAAACTTCCAAATAGAAAATCGGTATGCCCATTGTTATCAACATTATAACGAATGGTATCAAAAATGAACCTGGTGAAAGAGAGTCATTAGTGATTACTagatcattattataaatttttaatattctatcCTTCGAGAGCTCGTGATTTCCTTttgaatgagtacccacatgaccACTTTATCTGGGAGTCAAAATTCTAGTTTGTcggaaaattgaaattaaatttttttgaaaatttaaaaatacggaCGAATGATTTATTGAAGATAATTGGgggttgtgggtactcattttaaagctCTCATTATTTCCTACTacaataaaacacaaaaaaatttgtaaaaatta encodes the following:
- the LOC103577101 gene encoding sodium- and chloride-dependent glycine transporter 2 isoform X2, translating into MRGVKRLSVKLTEAVIKKPKERKGWANKAEFVLSCMGYAIGIGNVWRFPFLVYKNGGGSFLIPFVIMLITMGIPIFYLEVSVGQYTGLGPFEIYKSLSPAFGGVGICTLIVIALVSVYYMVLMSWILSYIVASFHPKLAWAYCDNDFNTPECYSQLQDMQCQQQNSSMIFFNKTCSSIKDVCLKFGYSGSDKNINCHDGDNIVPLKSLYKRILSSEQYFNDYALGVNGATWDNFGTINWQLLIYLSLGWIIVFVCLSRGVKSAGKVAYFTALFPYVMLTAVLIRGVTLDGAMDGISYFIIPKFETLKNASVWGDAASQVFYSLGIGCGSLITMSSFNSFTNNCYRDSILIATANIFTSVFAGFAIFSILGYLSKQMGMPIEEIAQDGGLSLAFIAYPEAVTQMPWSNLWAFLFFIMLFILGLGSQFPGVQAVSTAIIDAKPSLREKEGRVIFLVCFCGWLMGLPMIFSGGVYLYKLMDWNTASWAVLLIGIFEIIVPCWFYGCNKFIKNIGEMKMNFNKFSYFYWWINWVILAPATCLGIFIYQMVMYEPVTYGVYKFPSWANFIGILIGLSTLAPLPIYFIYRVYKGPRNMSLFTVTKHWGPSNKSEWQT
- the LOC103577101 gene encoding sodium- and chloride-dependent GABA transporter 1 isoform X1; this translates as MLDKQIDCEHVGCASGDDFMRGVKRLSVKLTEAVIKKPKERKGWANKAEFVLSCMGYAIGIGNVWRFPFLVYKNGGGSFLIPFVIMLITMGIPIFYLEVSVGQYTGLGPFEIYKSLSPAFGGVGICTLIVIALVSVYYMVLMSWILSYIVASFHPKLAWAYCDNDFNTPECYSQLQDMQCQQQNSSMIFFNKTCSSIKDVCLKFGYSGSDKNINCHDGDNIVPLKSLYKRILSSEQYFNDYALGVNGATWDNFGTINWQLLIYLSLGWIIVFVCLSRGVKSAGKVAYFTALFPYVMLTAVLIRGVTLDGAMDGISYFIIPKFETLKNASVWGDAASQVFYSLGIGCGSLITMSSFNSFTNNCYRDSILIATANIFTSVFAGFAIFSILGYLSKQMGMPIEEIAQDGGLSLAFIAYPEAVTQMPWSNLWAFLFFIMLFILGLGSQFPGVQAVSTAIIDAKPSLREKEGRVIFLVCFCGWLMGLPMIFSGGVYLYKLMDWNTASWAVLLIGIFEIIVPCWFYGCNKFIKNIGEMKMNFNKFSYFYWWINWVILAPATCLGIFIYQMVMYEPVTYGVYKFPSWANFIGILIGLSTLAPLPIYFIYRVYKGPRNMSLFTVTKHWGPSNKSEWQT